The window GCAGGCGTCTTTTAAAAAGTGGAAAAAGACGTGAGCTTGGTCCAGATCCAGCGCGGCGACATAGAAGTTCCGGGCTCTATTTAAGCTAGAAGTCGGCTAGGCCGAACCCAAGTGCCGCGGATATCAACGGCCCGTCGTAGTTCCTGTGATCTATATACGATATGTTTTGGCTTACGCATCTCTGGGCCAACACGCATAGGCCGTCCAAACACCTCGCCCCGACCACCGTGCGGAGGCCGTAGTCCACAAGCCACCCGACGCCGGTGATCTTGGGCTCGACGTATGCCGTCCAGTCGTCGCAGGCAGTTAGAGCCAGCCTCATGCCCACCAGCCCTCTGCTCGCCTCCTGTAGCGAGTTGAGTATACGGTACATGCCGACGGCGAGGTTCCTCAAGACGGCCGTATAGATGACTCTATTTTCTTTTCTTACCTCTATATATCCGGTATTCCACGTAATAACGCTCTTATATTCGCCAATTGTCGACGCCATAACAAGGCAATACATTTATACCTTAAAAACGTAAAAAAGGCGATGGTGGATAAGTGGTACAGGCTGTCCGTGGAGGTGCATAGACGTTACGGCGGGAAGTTCGCCACGGTGCCTAAGGTGCCCGTCACCTCTATGGACGACTTCGCGATCTACTACAGCCCAGGCGTCGCCGAAGTCTCTAGAAGAATCGCGGAAAATCCGGACCTCGCGTTCGAGCTCACGTCGAGATGGAACGTCATAGCGGTAATTTCGGACGGCACCAGAGTGTTGGGGCTGGGCAACGTGGGGCCCGAGGCGGCGTACGCGGTGATGGAGGGCAAGGCTTTGATATTCAAATATCTCGGCGGGGTTGACGCCGTTCCGCTACCTATAAGGGCTAGAGACGCCGATAAGTTTATAGAAGTCGTGAAGGCGGTAGAGCCCGCCTTCGGCGGGATAAACCTAGAAGATATAGAGTCGCCCAAATGCTTCAGGCTGTTGGACCAGTTGAGCAAGGAGCTAAAAATACCGGTGTGGCACGACGACCAGCAAGGGACGGCCACGGCAACTCTTGCAGGCCTGATCAACGCGGCGAAGCTCACGGGCAAGGACCTCAAGAACTCGACCATAGCGCTTATAGGCGCCGGCGCCTCGAACATATACACCGCGAGGCTCCTCATGGCTTACGGAGTAAAGCCGGGCAACCTCATACTGGTCGACACCAAGGGCATACTACATCCGGAGCGGGACGACATAGACAGGTTGATGGTGGAGAATCCCTGGAAGTACGAACTGGCGCTGAGGACAAACGCCGAGCGCAGGAAGGGCGGAATAGCCGAGGCCATGAAGGGCGTCGACATAGTCGTGGCCGCGTCGCGTCCCGGCCCCGGCATTATAAAAAAGGAGTGGGTGGCGCAGATGAACAAAGATCCCATAGTGTTCGCGTTGGCCAACCCCACGCCGGAGATATGGCCTTGGGAGGCGAAGGAGGCCGGCGCCAAGATAGTGGCGACTGGCAGAAGCGATCTGCCGAACCAAGTCAACAACTCGCTGGTATTCCCCGCGGTCTTCAGAGGCTTGCTAGATGCCAGAGCCAAGACGGTGACCGACGAGATGCTTATAGCCGCCGCCGAGGAGCTCGCCAAGTTCGTCGAAGGTAGAATGAGCGAAGACTACATACTTCCAAAGATGACCGAATGGGAAGTATACCCCCGCGAGGCGGCGGCAGTCGCCGCCAAGGCCTCCGAGCTAGGCCTCGCTCGCCGTCCTCTAAGCTACAGAGAGGAGTTGAACATAGCACAGGAAATTATAGGCAAGAGCGTCAAGACCTTAGAAGTGCTTATGGACTCCGGGCTTATACCTAAATGACTGTTTTTGCCGAAATCCACCTGGGCGATCTCATAATCTTGTGGAGGGACGAAGACGGGCGGATAGTCCGCGTCGAGTACGACAAAGGGTTTGAAGACGAGGCGCTGGAGGAGGAGGTGCACGACGTCGTGAGCTCCATATCTGAGACGCTGGCCAGAGAGCTCAAACTGCCCAGCGCCGTCGTTGGAAAAATTAAAGAAGCCCTGAAAGAAGCCGGTCTGCCCGTAGTAGGCAAATTGAGGCATGAGGGCTATACATCGTATTTAGAGCTCCGGGGGAAGAGGAAAAACCTTGTTTTGAAGATAGTATATTCCCTAGTTTAAGTACGCGAGTTGAGCGGGATATATTGCTGATCGTGCGGGCCTACGTAGCAAGCCCTCGGCCTGAACAGCCTGTTGTTCTCCCAGTACTCCAACACGTGCGCAGTCCAGCCCACCACCCTCGACATGGCGAACAGCGGCGTGAAGTAGTCGTAGGGTATCCCCATATAGTAGAACACTATTCCCGACCAGAAGTCGACGTTGGGGTAGAGCTTCCTCTGCTGGAAATACTCGTGCGACAAGACGGCTTGCTCTATACCGCTCGCTATGGCGTAGAGCTTCTGCGGATCTCCGAATTTGGCCGTGTAGTCCTCGACCAGCTTCTTGAATATCTTGGCCCTCGGATCGTAAGCCTTGTAGACCCTATGCCCGACGCCCATCAGCCTGGGGCCGCCCGGCTTAGTCGCCGCCTCGACGAGGTCCTTGGTCTTCGCGGGGTCGCCTATCTCTAGGTACGACTTGACGGCCGCCTCGTTGGCGCCTCCGTGGAGGGGTCCCTTCAGGGCCCCTATAGCGCCCGCTATCACCGAGTATAGATCGCTCAGAGTAGCTCCTATGACCAACGCGGTAAATGTCGACGCCGGGATCTCGTGGTCGGCGTGGAGGATCAGATAGAGATCTATGGCGCGGGTGGCCAGAGGATCGGGCTCCTTCCCGAAGAACATGTAGAGGAAGTTGGCGGAGTGCGATAAGTCGGCTCTCGGCCTTACGGGCTCCAGCCCTCTGGAGAACCTGTAGTGGTAGGCCACTATGGTGGGCAGTTTAGCCACGAGCTTCTCAGCTATCTTGAGGGCGAGGTCCTTCTCTTCCTGCTTGTAGCGGCCGGCCCTCAGAGCCTCGGCCAGTTTTAGGTTGTCTTCGTCGAATGCCCCCTCGGCGGCTACCGCAGCCTCCAAGGCGAACATGGGATGTGCCTTAGCCAGCGAGCGGACGACCTCGATCGTGGCCGGGTTCAAGTCTCTGTTGGCCGCAAGCCTTCTCTTGAGATCTTCGAGCTCCTTTACATTCGGCAATTTGCCGTAGAGGAGGAGGTAGACCACCTCCTCGTATGTCGAGTTCTCGGCCAAATCCTCTATCCTATATCCCCTATACCAGAGCTTGCCGGCGCGTCCATCGATATCGCTTATGGAGGTGATCTTGACCAAGACGTCTTCGAGGCCGTGCACTATGGGGCCGCATGGAGATTGTATGACCTTGCCGGTTGTCCTTATAGACACGGTCTGCTCGCTCATCGATATCAAGGCTTAGGTCCCTCTAAAACGTTGCTTTAGCCTTTCTATGTAGATCTATATTGATAACTGTTAATCAGATAGGATGCCGAACTTCATCAACTCCGTCCGGGTTATTTCATCACGCAGACCACGTCTAGGGGGGCCATGGCTTGTCCGAAATTATCGCCGCAAGATACGATTAAAGTATCGCCCTCCTTTAAAAGAGTTCTCAGGGCGGATGCCAAGTCGCTGTCTAAGTCCTCCAGCCGCCTCTCGGCGAGCGGGATGTATATAGAGCCTCCCTTTAGATACGCTATTATAGCTCCGCACCCTCCTCTCCTTACAACCTCGTCTCTGAACTTCACGATGTTGTCGACGGGCCTATTTAGCGAGAAGGCGACGCAGATCTGTCCGCATAGCTTTTCGCCAAATCTATTAGTATATATTAAAGGTTTAATACCGCATTTAGCAAGAATTTGTGTTAGATAGTCTAATCCGCCCTCAGTTATCCTCACGCCCGCTCTGTTCACCGATATATGATTATTTTCTCTGCCTATGTCCAAGAGCCTTCTGGTGACGCCCTCGCCGAGGCCGAGTTTCTGGGATAAATAACGCCGGCCGGCAAACGATTTAGTCATAGCCAAGAACGATAAGATCTTCAAGTAGCGTATATCCATAACGTCTTCTTGGGCACCTCAATATTAAATATATTGCACGTGGCGATGGCGGCGCCGTGGTTAGCGGCCGGGGCCGTCACAGCGTCGCGCTTCGGCCGTCTTATTCAGCCGGCGGTCAATTGCCGTATCTATCGTCGACGGGCTACCGCCGTGATAAGCTTAAATCTTGCCGGAGATACTCGCCACCATGTCGTCTATAAAGATAGAGGAAGTTAAGGCTAAGTTCGAGAGATTTGCCGCGCATACTCATATAAAGGGGCTTGGAGTCAAGGACGGCAGGGTTGAGTTCTCCGCGGACGGCTTCGTGGGGCAGACGGAGGCTAGGGAGGCGGCTTATATGGTCGTGAAGATGATAAAGGCGGGCAAGTTCGCCGGCAAGGGGGTGTTGATTGTGGGCCCTCCCGGCACGGGGAAAACCGCGTTGGCTATCGGAATTGCGAGGGAGTTGAGCGAAGATACTCCTTTCGTGGCGCTCTCGGCGGGGGAGATATATTCGGCCGAGTTGAAGAAGACGGAGTTCCTCATGCGGGCGTTGAGGAGAGCCATAGGCATAAGGATGAGGGAGTGGCGCAAGGTCTACGAGGGCGAGGTGAAGTCGATAGATATAAGATACGACCGGCATCCGTACAACCCATATGTGCAGGTGCCGAGGGGCGCCACGATAAGGCTTAGGACAAAGGACGAGGAGAAGACGTTGAGGGTGCCCGCCGAGATAGCGGTCCAGCTCATAGAGCTCGGCGTCGAGGAAGGCGACGTGATCATGATAGATGAGGAGACGGGGAGGGTCACGGTCGAGGGCAGAGGGGAGTCCGGCGAGCAGTACGACATATCGGTCAGGAGGAGGATCGAGCTGCCCAAGGGCCCGGTGTATAAGGAGAAGGAGATAACGCGCTTCTTCACCCTCAACGACATAGACGTGGCTTTTGCCAGGCAGAAGGGGCTTCTGACCGCGGCGCTCTTCGGCTTCGTGGAGGAGACTAAGGAAATACCTGAGGAGGTGAGGCGCGAGGCTGATGAATTTGTCAAGAAGATAGTGGATGAGGGCAAGGCCGAGTTGGTCCCCGGCATTCTATTCATAGACGACGCGCATCTGCTGGACATAGAATCTTTTGCGTTCCTCTCGAGGGCTATGGAGAGCGAGATGGCGCCGATAATAGTGCTGGCGACCAATAGAGGCATAGCGAAGATTAGAGGAACCGATATAGAGTCGCCGCACGGGATCCCGCGGGATATGTTGGACAGGCTAGTTATAATACGGACGAAGCCGTATAGCGACAAGGAGGTCAGAGAGATTGTGAAGATAAAGGCCGACGAGGAGGGCATAAAGCTGAGCGACGACGCGCTGGAGCTTCTGACTAAAATAGGCGCCGAGGAGTCGTTGCGATACGCCATACAGCTCCTAGTGCCCGCATACATAAGGGCCAAAGACGCCGGCAGAGACTCGATAAGGCGCGAGGATGTGGAGTACGCCAAAAGTCTATTTGCGTCGTTGAAGGAATCTGTGGAGTACGTAAAGCAGTACGAGGAGCTATTTCTTAAATAGCCTAAGGATATTGTATACCCCATAAATTATAAATAGTTGACCTATATCTAAATAATATTGATTTATTAAATTCCCATTTATATTTATGTTTATTATATAAAATAATGGATATATCTTTATAGAGTTTGTCATGGCGAGGAGGTTGGCGTAGTGGAGCGCGGCTATTGCGAACGATATAACTGCGAAGAACGACCTGACGCCCGGCCCCGCCTCCACGAAGAAAGACGCTATTAGAGCCGCGAAGAAGACGATCACGAGCGTGACTGTGGCTTTCCAAAGATAATACCATAGGAATCCATTGCCGGGCTGAATAATGCCGTTGATTATTAGCAGATTAGGCGGCGCCGGGAGAGGCTCGTCTGAAAGGAGGGGACCTATTGGCATCCACGCAACCGCCAACGCCACCGCCACTGAGAGTATCCCGAGCGCGAGCCCGTAGGCCGTCCGCCGGTTCATCTAAGCAACGAAAATATCTGCTTATATATGCCGCTTACAATACCCAGCGCGGAGTCGAACACCAAAAACGCCGCCAACAAGGCGGTTATTCCATAGACTATATAGGTAGCGCCGTTCTTGCCTAGATACCGTTCAAGAATAGCCAGAACAAGCAAGCCCCCATCGAGCGGATATATAGGCAGTGCATTTATTAGAGCAAGTCCTAGATTTATTAAGAAAAACCACATAACTGTCTTCACAAATAGGGTATTGGCGAAGAGAGACGCCGAGAAGACAGACGTGTTGAAGCCCAGTTGGCCCAAGCCGTTTGTATAGATCCCGAAGAACGGCCTAGTGTAGTTATCCGGATTGTGGCCGAGGACCACTGTGTAGTTCTCCTCCCTTCCGTTGCGTAATACGCTTACAACGACTTGATCGCCCGGCCTACACAAGCCGTCGGAGACTATCTTCTGGATAATCGATATGAGCTGGCCGCTGGAGTATACGCGGTAGGCGCCGCCGCAGCCGTAGATGGCGGTTACCACGTCGCCGGGCCTTATGCCGGCCTCGTACATAGGCCCCCCGTATATTAAGCTGGTCAGCGGAGCGCCTACGTAGATCTTCTCGGCCGGGAAGCTGACGTCGACGAGCTTTCCGTTCCTCTCGACGACTAGAGTTATTGTCTGGTTGGGGCTACATAGAGGCGTCCCCGCGGGGTTGCCGACTATGGCGTTTAGCGTTGCCAGTAGTTGGTCGGGCACGACGACGTCGGCCGACACGCCGCAGCCGTTAACGGCCACGACTACGTCGCCTTGCTTGAGGCCTAGTTGCGCCGTCGCCGGATTTATGCTTGCGAGGACCGCGCCTCCCAGACCGGCGTGTACGCCGGCTAGGTATATCGCGAGCGCCAACAAGGCCAGGACTACGTTGGCCGCGACCCCGCTCACGAAAACCGCGATCTTAGCCCTTAGAGGGCTGGACTTGAGCTGCTCCTCGTCGGGCTCCACGAACGCGCCGCTGAACACGAAAAAGGCGGAGAAGACGCCGGCGGATTTCAGCCTAATGCCGTGCCTCACCGCGGCGTATCCGTGCATGAACTCGTGGAGCGCGACGCCCACGACGACGGCAAGCGCGATGTAGGGCAGCTGGTCCCAGGGTATTGTTATGCCGGGCAGTAGGGGCACTGCGCCGGCCTGCGCCCCCACCACGGCGACTTCCTGCACCGAGGCGCCGTGGGCCAAACCCGTCAAGGCCTGGTATGTGGACCTCAGCAATATGTAGAGGAAGCCCGGCATGTAGGCCACGCCGGTCCCCGCAGGTATGGGGAAATAGGGCGAGTAGGCCGATAGTAGGAAGAGCGCGGCCGCAACCGCTAGATACGCCTTAAGGGGTATGAAGGAGAGCCGTTCCGAAACCCTCCTTATGAACTGGGCCGCCCTTTCGGAGCTCCACATTATCAACACGAATCCCTTGACCAAATCTCTACGTATGGCGTAAAGCGCCAGGGCCACTATCAGCCAAGCCAGTACGTAAAGAGCCAGCGACTCCAATACGTCCATGTAGGCGCAACGAACATGCTATATAGGTATTTCCAACGCGGAGCCGGCCCCGAGTCTATATACGTTGAAACGCCTCTCGACCTCCCTCACAATTCCGGGCGGACTGTGGAGAGGCGCGACGCACCGCACCCCCAAGGCCCTCAATTCCCCCAATATTCTGGAGACGGCGTAGGGGCTGGCGGTCGACCCGCCCAGCCCGCCGACGAAACAGTCGGCTCTCAGGCCCATGCGCGACAGCCTCCCAAAGGGTATGGTAAAGAGGCCGCACGGGGATATGACGGTCTTGCCAATTATCAACACGGCCTCTCTGCCGAAGCCGATAACCCGGTGGAGGGTGCCCCCTATCTTTAAGTCAAGAACGCCTTCCGCCCACCGAATTACGGGCACGTTAAAAGCAGAGAAGCCCCCCGAGTGGTGGGGATTGTCCACCGCCGAAATGCCCAGAATAGGAGGTCGCGGCGCCTCCTCCAAAAACCGCCTCGCCGCGTCTTCCGTACAGGAGTCGAACACGACGCCGCTGTCTAGAAACACCCCGAATCCGTGGGATGGGGGCAGTTTGCCCTCGAAGTCGCTACATATAGCGTAGACCTTCACTGAGGGTCGAGATAGGCTATGCATAAAGCTTTTAGGAGGCCTAAAACGGTCGCTTATATGAACCAAGTAGCGTTGAGGATTGCCATAACTCTAGGAACTATCTTTGGATATGCCGCGGTGCTGGCCGTGTTGGGGATGAGCTACCTATGGCTCGTCGGCCTTCTATATGTGGCGTCGATCTTCATAATAACTGCGGTGATGGGGATTAGGGCTTACCGCAGAGGTTCGCAACAAGCGAGGGAGGTCGTTAAGGGGAAGCTGTTGTTCGATATAGGAGAAAAAGACGTAAATAAGGCTCTTGAAAAAGACAAAGAGCTACCTAATGAAATGAAGAAATTAAATAGAATATTTATGGTATATTTCATATCTTTTCCTATAATATTAGCTGGTATTTGGATATTCCCCGCACTGCAGTCGGCCGTAGTGCCTGCGGTGAGCGAGAGGCTACAGCCAAGCCTAGGCCAGTTTCTGGCGAACTACCTAGGCTATGTGGCGCTCTTCGCCGCGTTTACGGCGATATTCTCGCCGCTCTACTACTTCACGTTTCGCCCGATTCAATTCCCGATAATAGCTACGGACGTCAAGATATACGACACTGGAATAGTGATAAATAAAAACACAGGCCTCAAGGCCCCTATACCTATACAGGAATATAAATATAATCCAGAAAGAAAATTTATAGAATTAAGAATTGGAAATCAGATATATAGAATATATTATAAAGATATAGATAAAGTTCATGAGGTCGTTTCGAAGATGGTGGTGATACAAGAGAGAAGCAGAAAACCCTCGTCGAGTTGAAAGGCTTTTTAAAACAGCGCGGCGAGAGATCCGGCGATCTCCTCCTCGCTCGGCCCCTTCTTCTCCTCTTCCTCCTTCTTCTCCTCCTTGGCTTGTTGCGCAGCTCCTCCCGCCTGCTGTCCAGCGGCCGGAGCCGCGACGGGCGCCGCCGCTACGGGGGCAAACGCGGCGGACTTTATCGCCTCGTCTATGTTTACCTCTTTTAGGGCGGCCACCAAGGTCTTGACCCTAACCTCGTCGGGCTGGAGCCCGGCGGCCTGGAGGACTTTCGATAGGTTGTCCTCGTTTATCTCCTGCTTCGCGTAGTGCAGTAACAAAGCCGCATAGACGTATTCCATGGCTCATCGCGATCTAGTCCGTTTAAAAACATTTTGGGCTCGGCGCATCGGCCTCCCCAGCGGCGCTATAACAATTAAAAACCCGTGATAACGCGGCGTCATGCCTAAGGAGGTGTTCTTGGTAGAGGTATGGCGGAAATATGCCGAGGAGGCGCAAGAAATCAGGGTGAAACGCTTCCCAGAGGAGGGCGTGGTTAAGCTGAAGGCGCGGCTGTCCGGCTATCTCTACACGATAAAGTTGCCCGTTGAGAAGGCCGACGCCATATTGGGGGAGTTGAAGGAGAAAGGCAAGAAAATCGTCGAATATTAGGCAAAAGTTTTTAAGTAGCAGAAGAGTATCTCGACGCCACACAGACTGCCCCGATAGGGGCCGGGATGAGAGTGGTGGGTTACCCCGGCCGCATTTTATTTTGACTACTACAAATAATGAGGCCGTCCGAGCAATGTTTCGTGTCGCTCGTCAAGCCTTGCCTGTTGCTGTTCGCCTGTCCAGGCGACGGCGGAGACACGGTTGCTCTATATAGGGGGAGAGCCGAGAGGGCGAGCAAGGACTCGCCCGTCATAAAGTTCTACGGGGCGCTGGACGCCGCAATCGCCTACGCCTTCAAGGCGGCCAACAGCCTCCCGAGGCCTCAGTCCCGCGCCATGAGGCTCGCCGGCTTCTCGTTGATGGAGCTCGGCTTCTATCTGGCGACGGGCAAGGCGGCGCATCTGGACAACGCCCTGGAGCTCTACAGAAGGGCCCTCAAGATTGCGTACTCCATATCGCCGGGCCCGCCCAAGAGCTGGGCCGCCTGCGCGTCGCCCGAATGCTCGGCGGTCGACGAGGCCAGAGTCTGGATAAGGTGGGCCGAGCGCCGCGCCGTCTCGCTGGGGGACGCGGAGGCCGCCAAGCTCTTGAACCACCTATCAAACCTCGCCTTCGAGATCATGCTGACGTTGCCGCACATAGAATATAAATCGCGGCCGTTAAGGAGCTGGTGATGACTCCGCTGAGCGGCGACGATGATCGGTCTTTAGCCGTCTGAGCACCTCCTCAGTAGCTCGACTCTCTGGACGCCTCCCTCGGAGACGAGCCTCAGATAGCCGTACCTAGAGAGCTTATGTAGGTGTTTATGCAACGTCGATGCCGGCAGTCCCAGCCGGCGCGCCAGCTCGGCCCGCGGCATACGTCCGCCCCCCTCCTCGAGGGTTCTCAGTATCAGCTTGTCTGCGTCGCCTAGATCGCTACATCTATCGATACGTCTTCTGGCGATCAAGACTATCGACGTCGCTATAGCTACAGCCGCTACAACGAGCGCGATGGTAGTTACGGGGAGTCCGCCGGAGGAGCTCGAGGTAGAGAGCGGGATGCTTGTATTAGTCGACGCGGAGCTCTCTGTCCTGGCCGTCGCGGCGGTCGAAGTAGGCGGCACGGCCGTCTTGTTAATACTTGAGATAACGATCTTGGCTGGATAAAATACAATAGATATATTGCTTGCTTTAATAGAAATATATAATCCAGTCCTATTTATAGATATCAATGTATAGTTGCTCGGGCTTAGCTCGGCGATTACCCCTGGCGGTATGGCTATCACGGCCCCTTCGGGCGCGCTGATAGATACCGAGTATATCCCCGATCTGTTGAGAAACTGCGGCACGTACTCGACGTAGGCCGGCTCGCCGTCTTGTAATACGTAGAGCCTGTCTTGGAGAACCCAACAAGGTATCGGCGTGTTGTTGAGCCAAAAGGCGGCGACGGCGGAGGCGGGTTGTGCCGGTAGCGACACGTTTGAGAGGGAGGCGGCTCCCAGGAATATCACCAATAGAGGCGGCAACGTTAAGTTGAGCAGTATCACGGCCGCATAGGGGAGGCGTTATAAATCTCTCGCTATTTCCCTCACTGCGTCCAGGGCCTCCGCGAGGTTTGCGGCGGCTCTGTCCGGCCTAACGTAGGATAGGTCTACGCCGAGTAGCTCGCCGTATTTTAGAACCGCTTTATCCCAATCGCCGACGAAGACCGTCTTTAGGCCGAATTTCTTGGGGAAATACACGTCGAATACTGGGTTGTCGCCTATCATTAGAGACGCTCCGTCGAAGTACTCCTTGCAGTTCTTCGCGCAGCCGTAGTCGTCTGAGGTCCTCAGACCGACTATGTACTTAGAGAAGCCGAGCGCCTCGACCACGATGGATTGGTATCTACGGAGCCCGTTTGTGGCTATAGCGACTTTTAGGCCGAGGTCGTTGATCCCCCTCAACAAGTCATAGGCTCCGTCGATGACGGGGAAGCCCGACACGTATTTGGCCAGCACGTCTTCGATCTTGGGCACCTCGTACACGCCGAAGCTGGAGGCCACGGACTCTACCAGATACTGCCAGTCGAAGGCCTTGAAGTTGAGCCGCCTCATCAGCTGGTAGTGGAGAGCCTTCACCAAGCTCCAGAACTCGCCGGGCTGTATGCCGATCCTGCCGGCCACCGTTGCGGATATTTCATAGAATACTGGATCCCAAGCCTCGAGCGGTATCAGCGTGCCGTCCAGATCGACTAGGACCAAACCCATGGGGCGATCTTTCCATCTAAAATATTGCGATAAGCACGCCTTGCGCTAGAAGAGCTATCAGCGTGATGCCGAACGCCGCGAGCGACCCTCTGCGAAACAGTTGCCACCTGCCGCGTATACATAGGATTGAGAGGACGATGAGAGCCGCCGTAGTGGACGCCACCCCAGCTAGTAGTACATACATGCCGCTTGCCGTCAGCGC of the Thermoproteus uzoniensis 768-20 genome contains:
- a CDS encoding DUF4443 domain-containing protein, whose product is MDIRYLKILSFLAMTKSFAGRRYLSQKLGLGEGVTRRLLDIGRENNHISVNRAGVRITEGGLDYLTQILAKCGIKPLIYTNRFGEKLCGQICVAFSLNRPVDNIVKFRDEVVRRGGCGAIIAYLKGGSIYIPLAERRLEDLDSDLASALRTLLKEGDTLIVSCGDNFGQAMAPLDVVCVMK
- a CDS encoding DUF2208 domain-containing protein gives rise to the protein MNQVALRIAITLGTIFGYAAVLAVLGMSYLWLVGLLYVASIFIITAVMGIRAYRRGSQQAREVVKGKLLFDIGEKDVNKALEKDKELPNEMKKLNRIFMVYFISFPIILAGIWIFPALQSAVVPAVSERLQPSLGQFLANYLGYVALFAAFTAIFSPLYYFTFRPIQFPIIATDVKIYDTGIVINKNTGLKAPIPIQEYKYNPERKFIELRIGNQIYRIYYKDIDKVHEVVSKMVVIQERSRKPSSS
- a CDS encoding helix-turn-helix transcriptional regulator, whose protein sequence is MILLNLTLPPLLVIFLGAASLSNVSLPAQPASAVAAFWLNNTPIPCWVLQDRLYVLQDGEPAYVEYVPQFLNRSGIYSVSISAPEGAVIAIPPGVIAELSPSNYTLISINRTGLYISIKASNISIVFYPAKIVISSINKTAVPPTSTAATARTESSASTNTSIPLSTSSSSGGLPVTTIALVVAAVAIATSIVLIARRRIDRCSDLGDADKLILRTLEEGGGRMPRAELARRLGLPASTLHKHLHKLSRYGYLRLVSEGGVQRVELLRRCSDG
- a CDS encoding RuvB-like helicase, yielding MSSIKIEEVKAKFERFAAHTHIKGLGVKDGRVEFSADGFVGQTEAREAAYMVVKMIKAGKFAGKGVLIVGPPGTGKTALAIGIARELSEDTPFVALSAGEIYSAELKKTEFLMRALRRAIGIRMREWRKVYEGEVKSIDIRYDRHPYNPYVQVPRGATIRLRTKDEEKTLRVPAEIAVQLIELGVEEGDVIMIDEETGRVTVEGRGESGEQYDISVRRRIELPKGPVYKEKEITRFFTLNDIDVAFARQKGLLTAALFGFVEETKEIPEEVRREADEFVKKIVDEGKAELVPGILFIDDAHLLDIESFAFLSRAMESEMAPIIVLATNRGIAKIRGTDIESPHGIPRDMLDRLVIIRTKPYSDKEVREIVKIKADEEGIKLSDDALELLTKIGAEESLRYAIQLLVPAYIRAKDAGRDSIRREDVEYAKSLFASLKESVEYVKQYEELFLK
- a CDS encoding M50 family metallopeptidase, encoding MDVLESLALYVLAWLIVALALYAIRRDLVKGFVLIMWSSERAAQFIRRVSERLSFIPLKAYLAVAAALFLLSAYSPYFPIPAGTGVAYMPGFLYILLRSTYQALTGLAHGASVQEVAVVGAQAGAVPLLPGITIPWDQLPYIALAVVVGVALHEFMHGYAAVRHGIRLKSAGVFSAFFVFSGAFVEPDEEQLKSSPLRAKIAVFVSGVAANVVLALLALAIYLAGVHAGLGGAVLASINPATAQLGLKQGDVVVAVNGCGVSADVVVPDQLLATLNAIVGNPAGTPLCSPNQTITLVVERNGKLVDVSFPAEKIYVGAPLTSLIYGGPMYEAGIRPGDVVTAIYGCGGAYRVYSSGQLISIIQKIVSDGLCRPGDQVVVSVLRNGREENYTVVLGHNPDNYTRPFFGIYTNGLGQLGFNTSVFSASLFANTLFVKTVMWFFLINLGLALINALPIYPLDGGLLVLAILERYLGKNGATYIVYGITALLAAFLVFDSALGIVSGIYKQIFSLLR
- the rpl12p gene encoding 50S ribosomal protein P1; translated protein: MEYVYAALLLHYAKQEINEDNLSKVLQAAGLQPDEVRVKTLVAALKEVNIDEAIKSAAFAPVAAAPVAAPAAGQQAGGAAQQAKEEKKEEEEKKGPSEEEIAGSLAALF
- a CDS encoding HAD family hydrolase, giving the protein MGLVLVDLDGTLIPLEAWDPVFYEISATVAGRIGIQPGEFWSLVKALHYQLMRRLNFKAFDWQYLVESVASSFGVYEVPKIEDVLAKYVSGFPVIDGAYDLLRGINDLGLKVAIATNGLRRYQSIVVEALGFSKYIVGLRTSDDYGCAKNCKEYFDGASLMIGDNPVFDVYFPKKFGLKTVFVGDWDKAVLKYGELLGVDLSYVRPDRAAANLAEALDAVREIARDL
- a CDS encoding NAD(P)-dependent malic enzyme, with protein sequence MVDKWYRLSVEVHRRYGGKFATVPKVPVTSMDDFAIYYSPGVAEVSRRIAENPDLAFELTSRWNVIAVISDGTRVLGLGNVGPEAAYAVMEGKALIFKYLGGVDAVPLPIRARDADKFIEVVKAVEPAFGGINLEDIESPKCFRLLDQLSKELKIPVWHDDQQGTATATLAGLINAAKLTGKDLKNSTIALIGAGASNIYTARLLMAYGVKPGNLILVDTKGILHPERDDIDRLMVENPWKYELALRTNAERRKGGIAEAMKGVDIVVAASRPGPGIIKKEWVAQMNKDPIVFALANPTPEIWPWEAKEAGAKIVATGRSDLPNQVNNSLVFPAVFRGLLDARAKTVTDEMLIAAAEELAKFVEGRMSEDYILPKMTEWEVYPREAAAVAAKASELGLARRPLSYREELNIAQEIIGKSVKTLEVLMDSGLIPK
- a CDS encoding 50S ribosomal protein L38e, translated to MPKEVFLVEVWRKYAEEAQEIRVKRFPEEGVVKLKARLSGYLYTIKLPVEKADAILGELKEKGKKIVEY
- a CDS encoding citrate synthase/methylcitrate synthase; its protein translation is MSEQTVSIRTTGKVIQSPCGPIVHGLEDVLVKITSISDIDGRAGKLWYRGYRIEDLAENSTYEEVVYLLLYGKLPNVKELEDLKRRLAANRDLNPATIEVVRSLAKAHPMFALEAAVAAEGAFDEDNLKLAEALRAGRYKQEEKDLALKIAEKLVAKLPTIVAYHYRFSRGLEPVRPRADLSHSANFLYMFFGKEPDPLATRAIDLYLILHADHEIPASTFTALVIGATLSDLYSVIAGAIGALKGPLHGGANEAAVKSYLEIGDPAKTKDLVEAATKPGGPRLMGVGHRVYKAYDPRAKIFKKLVEDYTAKFGDPQKLYAIASGIEQAVLSHEYFQQRKLYPNVDFWSGIVFYYMGIPYDYFTPLFAMSRVVGWTAHVLEYWENNRLFRPRACYVGPHDQQYIPLNSRT
- a CDS encoding ATP:cob(I)alamin adenosyltransferase, which encodes MRPSEQCFVSLVKPCLLLFACPGDGGDTVALYRGRAERASKDSPVIKFYGALDAAIAYAFKAANSLPRPQSRAMRLAGFSLMELGFYLATGKAAHLDNALELYRRALKIAYSISPGPPKSWAACASPECSAVDEARVWIRWAERRAVSLGDAEAAKLLNHLSNLAFEIMLTLPHIEYKSRPLRSW